One Dictyostelium discoideum AX4 chromosome 3 chromosome, whole genome shotgun sequence genomic region harbors:
- the psmA4 gene encoding 20S proteasome subunit alpha-4 — MARRYDQRTTIFSPEGRVYQVEYAMTAIRHAGATVGILAKDGIVLAAEKKTTAKLLDSSTSISEKMFKIDEHVVCAVAGITSDANILINYARLSSQRFFYQYQEPMPVEQLVSQICDTKQGYTQYGGLRPFGVSFLYAGWDRHYGFQLYQSDPSGNFAGWKATSIGGENSQVAQSVLRSNYKPDISLKEALQLALKVLTKTMDRSNINSEKLEFSYFTKQGDNVVYHIFTAAELDAFIKETDLEQETEDN, encoded by the exons ATG gCAAGAAGATATGATCAAAGAACAACAATTTTTTCACCAGAAGGTCGTGTTTATCAAGTAGAATATGCAATGACAGCAATTAGACATGCAGGTGCAACAGTTGGTATTTTAGCAAAAGATGGTATTGTTTTAGCAGCAGAGAAAAAGACCACAGCAAAACTTTTAgattcatcaacatcaatctCTGAAAAGATGTTTAAGATTGATGAACATGTTGTTTGTGCAGTCGCTGGTATCACATCCGATGCCAAcattttaatcaattatGCAAGATTATCATCACAACGTTTcttttatcaatatcaagAACCAATGCCAGTCGAACAATTGGTCTCTCAAATTTGTGATACAAAACAAGGTTACACTCAATATGGTGGTTTACGTCCATTTGGTGTCTCATTCCTTTATGCTGGTTGGGATCGTCATTATGGTTTCCAATTATATCAATCTGATCCTTCTGGTAATTTTGCTGGTTGGAAAGCTACCTCAATTGGTGGTGAAAATAGTCAA gttGCACAATCAGTTTTAAGATCAAATTATAAACCAGatatttcattaaaagaaGCCCTTCAATTGGCTCTCAAAGTTTTAACAAAAACTATGGATCGTTCAAATATCAACAgtgaaaaattagaattcTCTTATTTCACTAAACAAGGTGACAATGTTGTTTATCATATTTTTACTGCAGCAGAATTAGATGCTTTCATTAAAGAAACTGATCTCGAACAAGAAACTGaagataattaa